A portion of the Granulosicoccus antarcticus IMCC3135 genome contains these proteins:
- a CDS encoding 2Fe-2S iron-sulfur cluster-binding protein — protein sequence MSQEIILHYKSADGTIRTVDARVGDSVMDTAVQNDVDEVVAECGGSLICATCHVYLDESTAALFAEPDDMELEMLEGVAAERRENSRLSCQLIIKPELAGHTIETPERQ from the coding sequence ATGAGTCAGGAAATCATTCTCCATTACAAGTCCGCCGATGGCACCATCAGAACCGTCGATGCACGGGTCGGTGACAGCGTCATGGACACAGCCGTTCAAAACGATGTGGATGAAGTTGTAGCCGAATGTGGCGGCAGCCTCATCTGCGCCACCTGCCATGTCTACCTGGACGAGTCAACTGCCGCCTTGTTTGCAGAGCCAGACGACATGGAGCTGGAGATGCTCGAGGGCGTAGCAGCCGAGCGGCGGGAGAATTCCCGTCTGAGCTGCCAGCTGATCATCAAGCCTGAACTGGCTGGTCACACGATAGAAACGCCAGAACGACAGTAG
- a CDS encoding ATP-binding protein, whose amino-acid sequence MTELERKIYHEQIRLIYNQGPVLVAGATFTAVFITLFLWRHLPQSTLLLWLAAVGLSTLLRIWVICAYLKADEKTREQAIWGPFFWLGTLTAGMIWCIWPMMFYQLYSTEYLLLISTIFAGMVAVSAASGSIYLPSFLSFSIPLVLPLAVAHILSGNESLVLTGFLLIMFLAVNFFLAVRGHRQYRKLIRSQFENVELMERLAGEKRIAERAVIAKSRFLAAASHDLRQPLHAMGLFLSALRHRETDPTKLEILNDMNKSAQALNGLFNSLLDVSRLDAEIIEFNPKHLVASEMFDGLRAQFMQQTDEKGVSLNVDAGQHVFFSDAILLERVLRNLLSNAVQYTSSGGIYLRCDEYTDGAKLVTLCDTGIGIPEEAAEDVFSEYYQLNNPARDRSKGLGLGLAIVRRLCDLMDMPLEMESVEGQGTLFRIVVPGGDPAQVLDVSRGTPTMQATGRRVLVIDDEVQVLQSMRHMLESWGCEVMLAESARNALKLIALTDAMPEVIVSDYRLRDNLNGVDAVAAIRESLESEVPAIIITGDTSPERLKDVSGAGMLVMHKPVNPDELHSVIYELFASLDEDDPAAGSEVSVGDGFLGSCPDQLADSQTLYQN is encoded by the coding sequence GTGACTGAACTTGAACGCAAGATTTATCACGAACAAATTCGACTGATTTACAACCAGGGACCGGTGCTGGTCGCTGGTGCCACATTTACGGCTGTTTTCATAACACTGTTTTTGTGGCGCCATCTGCCGCAGTCAACGCTATTGCTCTGGTTGGCGGCCGTCGGGTTATCGACTTTACTCAGAATCTGGGTTATCTGTGCCTACCTCAAGGCCGACGAAAAAACCCGAGAACAGGCTATCTGGGGGCCGTTCTTCTGGTTGGGGACGCTGACAGCCGGAATGATCTGGTGCATCTGGCCGATGATGTTTTATCAGCTATACAGCACAGAATACCTGCTACTCATATCAACGATTTTTGCTGGAATGGTTGCCGTCAGTGCCGCCTCGGGCAGTATCTATCTGCCATCCTTTCTGTCTTTTTCCATACCGCTGGTGCTGCCGCTGGCCGTCGCACACATCTTGTCCGGTAACGAGTCTCTGGTTCTGACAGGCTTTTTGCTCATCATGTTTCTGGCCGTGAACTTCTTTCTGGCAGTCCGAGGTCATCGTCAGTATCGCAAGCTGATCCGCTCGCAGTTCGAGAACGTGGAGTTGATGGAGCGCCTGGCTGGAGAAAAGCGGATCGCCGAGCGAGCAGTCATTGCCAAGAGCCGTTTTCTGGCAGCCGCCAGTCATGATCTGCGCCAGCCATTACATGCCATGGGTTTGTTTCTGAGTGCGTTGCGACATCGCGAGACAGACCCGACGAAGCTGGAAATCCTCAACGACATGAACAAGTCGGCGCAGGCGCTCAATGGTCTTTTCAACAGCCTTCTGGATGTCTCGCGACTGGATGCCGAGATCATCGAGTTCAATCCGAAGCACCTTGTTGCCAGCGAAATGTTTGATGGCTTGCGTGCCCAATTCATGCAGCAGACCGATGAAAAGGGTGTCAGCCTGAACGTTGATGCTGGCCAGCATGTATTCTTTTCCGATGCTATTTTGCTGGAGCGCGTGTTACGTAATCTGCTGTCCAATGCGGTCCAATACACTAGCAGCGGTGGCATATACCTGCGTTGTGACGAGTATACGGATGGGGCCAAGCTGGTTACGCTTTGCGATACGGGTATCGGTATTCCGGAAGAGGCGGCAGAAGATGTTTTCTCCGAGTACTACCAGCTCAACAACCCGGCGCGTGATCGCAGCAAGGGCCTGGGTCTGGGGCTGGCGATCGTTCGTCGCCTGTGCGACCTGATGGACATGCCGCTTGAAATGGAATCGGTTGAAGGGCAGGGAACATTGTTCCGGATTGTGGTGCCCGGTGGCGATCCGGCCCAGGTTCTTGACGTAAGCCGCGGTACGCCGACCATGCAGGCAACAGGTCGTAGGGTGCTGGTTATCGATGATGAGGTGCAGGTTCTGCAAAGTATGCGTCACATGCTGGAGAGCTGGGGCTGTGAGGTCATGCTGGCAGAGTCAGCACGCAATGCGTTGAAATTGATTGCACTGACAGATGCCATGCCGGAGGTGATCGTGTCGGACTACCGTTTGCGGGACAACCTCAATGGGGTTGATGCGGTTGCAGCGATACGTGAGTCGCTGGAGTCCGAGGTGCCAGCCATTATCATTACCGGCGATACCTCACCCGAGAGGCTGAAGGACGTCTCGGGTGCAGGTATGCTTGTCATGCACAAGCCGGTCAATCCTGATGAGCTTCATAGTGTCATCTATGAGCTGTTTGCCTCGTTGGATGAGGATGATCCGGCTGCAGGCTCCGAGGTTTCAGTCGGCGACGGGTTCCTCGGCAGTTGCCCTGACCAGCTTGCCGATAGTCAAACCCTGTACCAGAATTGA
- a CDS encoding cation:proton antiporter yields MSNQGFLPKNMSLLTITSILITIAALFSYVNYQTLKLPNTIGIMVISLVFSLVLVLLGNLGYTDGVQLASGIVSQIDFDDTLLNGMLGFLLFAGAMHINLDELLKRKWSIGMMASAGVICSMFLVAGGAYYIFQWFGFQVPFIFCLLFGSLISPTDPIAVMGILKTAGASKSLEIKIAGESLFNDGVAIVLFLAIFGIAINGEVFSASHIGVLFIQEAFGGALFGIACGWLVLKMLKRVDSYQVEILLTLALVAGGSTAAAGMHLSAPIAVVMAGLMIGNHGRRDAMSNTTVQHLDTFWELIDEILNAVLFLIIGLEVMVLSLDLNTWIAGLVMAAMVLLARMISVGIPVTILRKLGRDFNPHAVKLLTWGGLRGGISVALALSIPSSPERDIIVAVTYVIVLFSILVQGLTIGKLVRATAEEPVAD; encoded by the coding sequence TTGTCCAACCAAGGTTTTCTTCCCAAGAATATGTCATTACTGACCATCACCAGCATCCTGATCACGATCGCTGCCCTGTTCTCCTACGTGAACTACCAAACACTGAAACTGCCTAATACCATTGGCATCATGGTGATTTCACTCGTGTTCTCGCTAGTACTGGTACTACTGGGCAACCTGGGTTATACCGACGGCGTGCAACTGGCCTCTGGCATCGTCAGTCAGATCGATTTTGATGACACCCTGCTCAACGGCATGCTCGGCTTTCTGCTCTTTGCCGGCGCCATGCACATCAACCTGGACGAACTGCTGAAACGCAAGTGGAGTATTGGCATGATGGCCTCTGCCGGGGTCATCTGCAGCATGTTTCTGGTGGCAGGTGGTGCCTATTACATCTTCCAGTGGTTCGGCTTCCAGGTGCCTTTCATCTTTTGCCTGCTGTTCGGCTCACTCATATCCCCTACTGATCCTATCGCTGTCATGGGCATACTCAAGACAGCTGGCGCCAGCAAGTCTCTGGAAATAAAAATTGCCGGTGAATCACTGTTCAACGACGGTGTCGCCATCGTGCTGTTTCTTGCCATTTTCGGTATCGCCATCAACGGAGAAGTATTCAGCGCCTCACACATCGGCGTACTCTTCATTCAGGAAGCCTTTGGTGGCGCCCTTTTCGGCATCGCTTGTGGCTGGCTGGTTCTGAAGATGCTCAAACGGGTAGATAGCTACCAGGTCGAGATCCTGCTGACTCTGGCGCTGGTTGCCGGCGGCAGCACAGCGGCGGCCGGGATGCACTTGTCAGCCCCTATTGCGGTTGTCATGGCAGGCCTGATGATCGGCAATCATGGCCGTCGAGACGCCATGAGCAACACGACCGTGCAGCATCTGGATACCTTCTGGGAACTGATTGACGAGATTCTCAACGCTGTCCTGTTTCTGATCATCGGCCTGGAGGTCATGGTTCTCTCGCTCGATCTGAATACCTGGATAGCTGGTCTGGTCATGGCAGCCATGGTTCTGCTAGCCAGAATGATTTCAGTGGGAATTCCGGTCACCATTCTGCGCAAGCTGGGCCGCGATTTCAATCCTCATGCCGTGAAGCTGCTCACCTGGGGTGGTCTGCGAGGCGGTATTTCAGTCGCCCTGGCACTATCTATCCCCTCTAGTCCGGAACGCGACATCATTGTCGCGGTGACCTATGTCATCGTGCTGTTTTCAATTCTGGTACAGGGTTTGACTATCGGCAAGCTGGTCAGGGCAACTGCCGAGGAACCCGTCGCCGACTGA
- a CDS encoding M48 family metallopeptidase, translated as MAQQIRDQSAELDYELLVSSRARRVSLKIEPGRGLMVTIPKRFARRDVPAVVESHRAWIEKTLDSMQLSVPERFRQWPPESLVLPAIGQVLELSFHASGEHSRLAERSVSGNIGKQIFVPLVAASSDQKKVLAELAVVLKGLARHYLPVRLAMLAEEHGLVFQRTQIRGQRTRWGSCSTTGTISLNYKLLFLSPELVDYVLLHELAHTLHMNHSPDFWRQLQSMHPDARQLDARLKQAGQEVPPWLI; from the coding sequence GTGGCTCAACAAATTCGCGATCAATCTGCAGAACTCGATTACGAGCTCCTTGTCTCCTCTCGTGCGCGGCGTGTCAGTTTGAAGATTGAGCCGGGACGCGGCCTGATGGTCACCATTCCCAAGCGTTTTGCCAGACGCGATGTGCCAGCCGTTGTCGAGAGTCATCGAGCCTGGATCGAGAAGACGCTCGATTCCATGCAGCTGTCGGTGCCCGAGCGATTCAGACAGTGGCCGCCTGAGTCGCTGGTCTTGCCAGCCATCGGACAAGTGCTGGAGTTGTCTTTCCATGCCTCTGGCGAGCATTCGAGGCTCGCCGAGCGCAGTGTATCCGGAAATATTGGCAAGCAGATTTTCGTGCCTCTTGTCGCCGCTTCGAGCGATCAGAAAAAAGTGCTAGCCGAGCTGGCGGTGGTGCTGAAGGGGCTTGCTCGCCACTATCTGCCGGTGCGTCTGGCCATGCTTGCTGAGGAGCATGGACTCGTTTTTCAACGCACGCAGATTCGTGGGCAACGCACGCGCTGGGGAAGCTGCTCGACTACCGGGACGATCAGCCTGAACTACAAATTGCTGTTTCTGTCACCTGAGCTTGTCGACTATGTGCTGTTGCACGAACTGGCGCATACGCTGCACATGAATCATTCGCCGGACTTTTGGCGTCAATTGCAGTCCATGCATCCGGATGCCAGACAACTCGACGCCCGCCTGAAGCAGGCGGGTCAGGAAGTTCCTCCTTGGCTTATTTAG
- a CDS encoding PilZ domain-containing protein, translating into MNDITVKAVATGRMAYQVVPDPDDPVILQIDSKLSRVLDISATGFNMPGGIISAGRRYPFNLDLPTAKRPVAGYVDVLPGQAGEQVQCVFVNLSAEEAETIHQYVLIRQKDAIRSIRTGGSSNNGF; encoded by the coding sequence ATGAACGATATTACGGTCAAGGCCGTAGCCACTGGGCGTATGGCTTATCAGGTAGTACCAGATCCAGATGATCCGGTTATTCTCCAGATAGACAGCAAACTGAGTCGTGTACTGGATATCAGTGCAACAGGCTTCAACATGCCCGGAGGCATCATTTCGGCGGGTAGGCGTTATCCCTTCAATCTGGATTTGCCGACCGCCAAGAGACCGGTGGCAGGTTATGTTGATGTGTTGCCGGGGCAGGCTGGCGAACAGGTGCAGTGCGTATTCGTTAACCTGTCTGCTGAAGAAGCTGAAACCATCCATCAATATGTTCTGATTCGTCAAAAGGATGCTATTCGCTCCATCCGTACTGGCGGTTCATCCAACAACGGATTTTAG
- the zapE gene encoding cell division protein ZapE encodes MSLSFEKYEAEVQAGILSPDAEQCAVMSRLGSIEDELVRRKSWKEPSRSLFARWTKPSNNEVRGVCGLYLWGGVGRGKTHLCDLFFESLPIEQKTRLHFHRFMQRIHDDLRKLEGVENPMEQVADDWAARSRLLLLDEIHVNDITDAMLLGGLLTALFKRGVTLITTSNVAPDGLYRDGLQRARFLPAIAQICNHTGVLEMVGVTDYRLRLMQTKPIYCVSRFVNGKADNKTQKIMQSYFDQLRTEHAPPENTAIINGRKLPVLGRSADLVWFSFDTLCNTPRSTSDYIEIGSYFQTVIISDIPVMGSGSDDAARRFVNLIDEFYDRHVKLIVSAEASAEKLYTGEHLAFEFERAASRLFEMQGTAYLESEKTR; translated from the coding sequence GTGTCCTTATCGTTTGAAAAGTACGAGGCGGAAGTCCAGGCGGGAATACTGTCGCCGGACGCCGAACAATGCGCTGTCATGTCGCGTCTGGGCAGCATCGAGGATGAGCTGGTGCGGCGCAAGTCCTGGAAAGAGCCATCCCGTTCACTCTTTGCCCGCTGGACAAAACCGAGCAATAACGAGGTGCGTGGAGTCTGCGGGCTCTACTTGTGGGGCGGGGTAGGGCGTGGCAAGACTCATCTGTGCGATCTGTTTTTCGAGTCTCTGCCGATTGAACAGAAGACTCGGTTGCATTTTCATCGTTTCATGCAGCGAATTCATGACGATCTGCGCAAACTGGAAGGTGTGGAGAATCCCATGGAGCAAGTCGCCGATGACTGGGCGGCACGTTCACGCTTGTTGTTGCTGGATGAAATTCATGTCAACGACATCACGGATGCCATGTTGCTCGGCGGGCTGTTGACAGCCTTGTTCAAGCGCGGTGTAACGCTGATTACCACATCCAATGTGGCGCCGGATGGCTTGTATCGGGATGGGCTGCAAAGGGCGCGTTTCCTGCCAGCTATCGCCCAGATCTGCAATCACACGGGTGTGTTGGAAATGGTGGGTGTCACGGACTACCGTCTGCGTCTTATGCAGACAAAACCAATTTATTGTGTGAGCCGGTTTGTGAATGGCAAAGCGGACAACAAGACGCAAAAGATCATGCAGTCCTATTTTGATCAATTGCGAACTGAGCATGCACCGCCCGAGAATACGGCAATTATCAATGGCCGCAAGCTTCCCGTCCTGGGAAGGTCGGCGGATCTTGTCTGGTTCAGCTTCGATACGTTGTGTAACACGCCGCGTTCCACTTCGGACTATATCGAGATCGGTAGTTATTTCCAGACAGTGATAATCAGTGATATTCCGGTGATGGGCAGTGGTTCGGACGATGCGGCCAGACGCTTTGTCAATCTGATTGATGAGTTCTATGACCGGCACGTGAAGCTGATTGTCTCTGCTGAGGCCTCGGCTGAGAAGTTATATACCGGAGAGCACCTGGCATTTGAGTTCGAACGAGCGGCAAGTCGCCTGTTTGAAATGCAGGGAACGGCATATCTGGAGAGCGAAAAGACGCGCTGA
- the typA gene encoding translational GTPase TypA: MIQKLRNIAIIAHVDHGKTTLVDKLLQQSGTLDMRKEQTERLMDSNAIEKERGITILSKNTAIRWNDYRINIVDTPGHADFGGEVERVLSMVDSVLLLVDAAEGPMPQTRFVTQKAFAMGFRPIVVINKIDREGARPDWALDQTFELFDNLGGTDEQLDFPVVYASAVNGYAGLEPTVSGGDMTPLFETIIDEVPAPDVDADGPLQMRISSLDYNSYVGVIGIARIQRGKLRPNQQVRVVSADQTQRSAKVLQVLGFHGLERVPTDMAEAGDIVCITGIDKLNISDTLCDPAHIDPMTPLTVDEPTISMMFQPNSSPFAGKEGKYVTSRNIWDRLQTELLHNVALRVERTEQGETFKVSGRGELHLSVLIENMRREGYEIGVGRPVVITRVGADGKTEEPYEQITIDVEEQHQGAIMEKMGERRAELKNMVPDGKGRVRLDYVAPARGMIGFRTEFLTTTSGTGLIYSVFDHYGPKLNLNIGARRNGVLISNGTGKASGFALWNLQERGKLIVDANVQVYEGQVIGIHSRDNDLTVNCLKGKQLTNVRASGTDENIQLTPFINMSLEQALEFIDDDELVEVTPESIRVRKKHLTENDRKRFSRSPKADS, translated from the coding sequence GTGATTCAGAAACTCCGTAATATAGCCATCATCGCTCACGTCGATCATGGTAAGACCACCTTGGTAGACAAGCTCCTGCAGCAGTCCGGTACATTGGACATGCGCAAGGAACAAACCGAGCGCCTGATGGATTCCAACGCGATCGAAAAAGAGCGCGGCATCACGATTCTGTCCAAGAACACCGCTATTCGCTGGAACGACTACCGCATCAACATCGTTGACACCCCCGGTCACGCCGACTTCGGTGGTGAGGTAGAACGCGTTCTGAGTATGGTTGACTCCGTACTTCTGCTGGTTGATGCGGCTGAAGGCCCGATGCCACAGACGCGTTTTGTTACACAAAAAGCCTTTGCCATGGGTTTTCGCCCTATCGTCGTCATCAACAAGATTGACCGCGAAGGCGCTCGCCCTGACTGGGCGCTGGACCAGACTTTCGAATTGTTTGACAACCTGGGCGGCACCGACGAGCAGCTCGATTTCCCCGTTGTCTACGCCTCAGCCGTCAACGGCTATGCAGGCCTTGAGCCCACCGTCTCCGGTGGTGACATGACACCTCTGTTCGAAACCATCATTGACGAAGTACCGGCTCCTGACGTAGACGCCGATGGCCCTCTGCAGATGCGTATCAGCTCGCTGGATTACAACAGCTATGTCGGCGTTATCGGTATTGCCCGTATTCAGCGCGGCAAACTGCGTCCCAATCAGCAAGTGCGCGTTGTCAGCGCCGACCAGACTCAACGCTCTGCCAAAGTCCTGCAGGTGCTTGGCTTTCACGGCCTGGAACGTGTCCCCACCGACATGGCAGAAGCCGGCGATATCGTCTGCATCACAGGCATCGACAAGCTGAACATTTCCGACACACTGTGTGATCCGGCTCATATCGACCCCATGACACCGCTGACCGTTGATGAGCCGACCATCAGCATGATGTTCCAGCCCAACAGCTCTCCGTTCGCAGGTAAGGAAGGCAAATACGTCACCAGCCGTAATATCTGGGATCGTCTGCAAACTGAATTGCTGCACAACGTCGCCCTGCGCGTTGAGCGTACCGAACAGGGTGAGACCTTCAAAGTTTCCGGACGCGGTGAGTTGCACCTGTCTGTACTCATCGAAAACATGCGCCGTGAAGGTTACGAGATTGGCGTTGGCCGTCCAGTGGTTATCACTCGTGTTGGCGCAGATGGCAAGACCGAAGAGCCCTACGAGCAGATCACCATCGATGTGGAAGAACAGCATCAGGGTGCCATCATGGAAAAAATGGGCGAGCGCCGCGCCGAATTGAAGAATATGGTTCCCGATGGTAAAGGTCGTGTCCGTCTGGACTACGTCGCTCCAGCCCGCGGCATGATCGGTTTCCGAACCGAATTCCTGACAACAACCTCTGGAACTGGCCTGATCTACTCAGTATTTGATCATTACGGTCCCAAGTTGAATCTGAACATCGGTGCACGACGCAACGGTGTACTGATCTCCAACGGCACAGGCAAGGCATCAGGTTTTGCACTGTGGAACTTGCAGGAACGTGGCAAGCTGATTGTTGATGCCAACGTCCAGGTTTACGAAGGACAGGTTATCGGCATTCACTCACGTGACAACGATCTGACCGTCAACTGCCTGAAGGGCAAGCAGCTGACCAACGTTCGTGCCTCTGGTACCGATGAAAACATCCAGCTCACACCGTTTATCAACATGAGCCTGGAGCAAGCGCTGGAATTCATCGATGATGACGAGCTGGTTGAAGTAACGCCTGAATCGATCCGGGTGCGTAAAAAGCACCTGACAGAAAACGATCGCAAGCGTTTCTCACGCTCCCCCAAAGCCGATAGCTAA
- a CDS encoding CoA transferase, translating into MATTTNSPLPLAGVKIVDFGQYMAGPAVAMILADLGATVVHIDPPGGPLWVTPANATLNRNKLSITIDLKTAEGLEQALALIEETDIVLESFRPGVMSRLGVDFIELRAARPELITLSIPGFASNDTLRREWRAYESVIAANSGVFTDMGLNRVLMGINPSFSPLPLSSAYGTMLAASATVLALQARERTGLGDQIEVPLAAAVMEGLCYNSIKIENYPERYKTQREKEIERRRTEGLPMNLSYDDLQDLLDPFYRSYRCKDGRMFYVVCPSHKQHAKRCLQTLGLYDELIELGLTEEDDTYLPVSEWTSDVSLGVYPLPQKWADLIAERMKEVFMTRTSKEWERIFGRGKFPGAPHRWLQEWINDDHAETAGLMLEVEDPEFGTMTQPGPVVWLEESSERMLEPAPRRYVTFDQALRALAAIETKLPRVREKNARDGWLDGVRVLDLCNVIAGPHSASYLARFGAEVIKLDPATPSYDCWNTVIFGISHMRGKRSLLADISSPEGRVIFEKLVKSVDVIVWNAPDRQVKDMGLDLENLEKLNPDAIFCKLDCFSGPRPGPRSGYLGYDDLVQATTGIMTRFGGSMETPEEHAHVGTIDVMCGFGGALGVAAALYQKLKTGRTGRPRTSLSALSGLAQMPFCFDYGKRELFNEPAGREVVGYDDLSRFYYTSSDAFLLLSAYESDTERFENVDGLQGFSQVASEERAAFLSQAFMTARASDWVERLQEADIAAAICENIDTIRTYNSRPADGAPGIAQGSYSFSVYEDHPSGHTVTQLDPYAVRPLRGRILALESAEKYGASTRAILQELDYDEESIQEMLKNGAISESWSREYLPS; encoded by the coding sequence ATGGCTACTACTACAAACTCCCCGCTGCCACTTGCCGGCGTCAAGATCGTTGACTTCGGTCAGTACATGGCAGGACCTGCTGTGGCGATGATTCTGGCGGATCTGGGCGCAACCGTTGTCCACATAGACCCGCCTGGCGGGCCTCTGTGGGTAACACCAGCCAACGCCACGTTGAATCGCAACAAACTGAGCATCACCATCGATCTCAAGACAGCAGAAGGCCTGGAACAGGCATTAGCGCTGATTGAGGAAACAGACATCGTGCTCGAAAGTTTTCGACCTGGAGTCATGTCACGGCTGGGTGTGGATTTCATCGAGCTACGCGCTGCTCGACCCGAACTGATCACACTCTCCATCCCGGGCTTTGCCTCCAATGACACATTGCGACGTGAATGGCGTGCCTATGAGAGTGTCATCGCGGCCAACTCGGGCGTCTTTACGGACATGGGGCTGAACCGTGTGCTCATGGGTATCAACCCATCCTTCTCACCTCTGCCTCTGTCATCCGCTTATGGCACCATGCTGGCCGCCTCGGCAACGGTGCTGGCGCTGCAAGCGCGTGAACGTACCGGATTGGGCGATCAGATTGAAGTCCCGCTCGCAGCGGCCGTCATGGAAGGGCTTTGCTACAACTCGATCAAGATCGAGAACTATCCTGAACGCTACAAGACACAGCGTGAGAAGGAGATCGAGCGACGGCGCACCGAAGGTCTGCCAATGAACCTGTCCTATGATGACTTGCAGGACTTGCTTGATCCCTTCTACCGAAGCTACCGTTGCAAGGATGGCAGGATGTTCTATGTTGTTTGCCCCAGCCATAAACAGCATGCCAAACGCTGCCTGCAAACTTTAGGACTCTATGACGAATTGATAGAGCTGGGCTTGACTGAAGAGGATGACACCTACCTGCCAGTCAGTGAATGGACATCCGATGTCTCGCTCGGTGTTTACCCACTGCCTCAAAAATGGGCTGATCTGATCGCTGAACGCATGAAGGAGGTATTCATGACGCGTACCTCCAAGGAATGGGAACGCATTTTCGGACGCGGCAAATTTCCCGGGGCCCCGCATCGCTGGCTGCAGGAATGGATCAATGACGATCACGCCGAAACCGCAGGCCTGATGCTGGAAGTCGAGGATCCCGAGTTCGGCACGATGACCCAGCCAGGACCAGTTGTCTGGCTGGAAGAGAGCAGCGAGCGAATGCTTGAACCAGCGCCACGGCGCTACGTCACCTTTGATCAAGCTCTACGTGCTCTTGCGGCCATTGAAACCAAGCTACCCCGGGTACGTGAAAAGAATGCACGAGATGGCTGGCTGGACGGTGTCCGGGTACTGGACCTGTGCAACGTGATAGCCGGTCCGCACTCAGCCAGCTATCTGGCCCGATTCGGCGCAGAAGTCATCAAACTGGACCCGGCAACACCGAGTTACGATTGCTGGAACACGGTTATTTTCGGAATCTCGCATATGCGTGGTAAACGCTCGCTGCTTGCAGATATCTCCAGCCCCGAGGGAAGGGTTATTTTCGAAAAACTGGTGAAATCAGTGGATGTCATCGTCTGGAATGCTCCGGACCGGCAAGTCAAAGATATGGGACTGGATCTGGAGAATCTTGAGAAACTGAATCCTGATGCAATTTTCTGCAAGCTGGACTGCTTCAGCGGACCCAGACCGGGCCCCCGCTCAGGTTATCTGGGCTATGACGATCTGGTACAAGCGACCACCGGCATCATGACGCGATTCGGCGGTTCCATGGAAACGCCCGAAGAACATGCCCATGTTGGCACTATCGACGTCATGTGCGGATTCGGAGGAGCACTCGGTGTGGCCGCAGCTTTGTATCAGAAGCTCAAGACTGGACGAACGGGACGGCCCCGCACCTCCCTGTCGGCACTAAGTGGCTTGGCACAGATGCCTTTCTGCTTCGATTATGGCAAACGGGAATTGTTCAACGAGCCAGCCGGACGTGAAGTGGTGGGCTATGACGATCTTTCCCGTTTCTATTACACCTCTTCTGATGCTTTCTTGCTGCTCAGCGCTTATGAAAGCGACACCGAGCGATTCGAGAATGTGGACGGCCTGCAAGGCTTTTCACAGGTAGCCAGCGAGGAGCGAGCCGCCTTTTTGTCTCAGGCATTCATGACTGCAAGGGCCTCGGACTGGGTCGAGCGATTGCAGGAAGCCGATATCGCCGCGGCAATTTGCGAAAATATCGATACTATCCGCACCTATAACAGCCGTCCCGCAGATGGAGCACCGGGCATCGCTCAGGGTAGCTATTCATTCTCGGTATACGAGGACCACCCGAGTGGGCACACCGTAACCCAACTGGATCCCTACGCGGTACGACCTTTGCGCGGCAGGATTCTGGCGTTGGAATCTGCAGAAAAATACGGCGCCTCTACCCGCGCTATCCTGCAAGAGCTTGACTACGATGAAGAAAGTATCCAGGAGATGCTCAAAAATGGCGCAATCAGTGAAAGCTGGAGCCGGGAGTATTTACCGAGCTAA